ACCGATTAGCGGAATCGGTAATTTGTTGTTTGAGggcaaaaataaattgaaaaatattgcaaCTTGCTTCTTATTTCCTTGGTCTAAGCACTGGATTGAGGTTCAAATCACACTCTCCTCACACCCTCTCTGTTTTGTCACccagcaaagaaaaagaaatcattttttcacACAAGTAGTTTGCAGgcattatcattttctttagatAAGATAGCGGTCTACTCTTGTCAACTTCTACCGCGAAGAACCTTGAGTATTGGACGGAATGCTCACAACTCATCATAAAGCAtcagaacaagaaaaaattgagGATACATGTCCTCTGTTCTAAATCGCGGTTGTTGTGGGTCCTCTTAGATTGTCGTTCTCTCACAGCTTGTTTGTTGGGAGGTGAAGCATGTAACTCATTGCAGGAACAAACTGCAAGCAAAGGAACTTGCAAAAAAGCTCTTCTGTGATGGGTAATACTCATGGCATCTGCAGATGACAAAATGCCGGTGATGCTATTTGCAGTTCAAGTGCCGAAGAGAGGCTTTATCAGGGAACCATTTTCTTGGTTGGACAGCTATTCTCAATCGCTTTATCACATTAATAGTCGAAACTCCATATCTTAAATATTTAAGAGTAATAAAAGAAGATAATTGTTTGTTATCTCTATACTAGTTATCTCTTAAAGAAGATAAGGGAAGGTGGGGAAAGCAGAAAGCAAAACGGGAAGGAAGGGAAAGCAAAAAGGGCAGGATggtttttccccatttttttttttaatcaaccGATCCGGTTCGGTTGGTTTGTTTTTCACCTTGGAACTGGGAACCAAACCAACCGATCGCCAATTCCAAGAATAGGAATTGGGAACTGGATACCATTTCTAGGAATTGCCGAGAACTGACTGAACTGGTTCGATTTGAGTGGTTCTGGTTGTACACCTCTAATGCAAACCACTCGCTTATCCAACCATCTTGATGGTTGCACTTGACATTGATTACCGGTATGGTTGCACTTCTCAAGGATGCCCCCTATCAAATTCTAAATCCCCACTACCCATACAAAACTTTGAAACCCTAACTCAACTATTGCTAATTGCCTCGTCGCCATCCATTAGACCTATCAAAGAGGCGGCTGTGTCGAAAATGATTTGACCTAAATCGATTTATTTAATCTGTTTTAACTAATTttcatacaatacaaatttagttaCTCATAGTAACATAACCTATATTGttaaaacactttcatattaGACCATGTACAAACTAAGTTGAGCTTGCAGAGTGAGCAAGTATAAGATTGAGTGAGAGTAAGAAAAAGTTATAGAGGCAAGTTGAATTTAAAGTAAGTTGTGAACCCATTTAACACTCAATATTATTTTGGGTTTTACCGGTCAAAAcatatttatgactcatttgttgaatatatataacCTATATAATAATTTAGCTAATCAAATAGGGGTCAAAAAATGAgtttataacccattttgatttatttatagCCTACCATCGTGATGATCTTCACGCCACTTCACCTTCTTACTCTTGGTTCCCTACCCTCGGCGCCGGCCTCTGTGTGTGTACTTGTGTCTACGGCAACCTTAGGTAACGTCGTGTCACGACACTATCGACCCCTGTTCGAGGTCATGGGTCATCTGGGCCATTATCAAGATCTACCTAGCGCTCTTCTCAAGTGGATGGGGGTTGACGTGGCATACAAACTCAAGATTTACCTACTTTCAGGTTAGCTTATTATTATCAAGGAAAGTTTTCACTTCTACAATATGCTAATTAATTTCCATCTTGAAAAGCTAAAAGATAAAACCAGATTTACAATAAGTTTTGGCCataattcatttatttcacATGAGACATCGTAGCATGTGATAGTAGCGATATAGGTTTGGAGTCAAAGTTGTCCCAAATTTGGCCTAACATGACTCGATCATACCATCAATTGAAATACCACAAATCTATCACGAACTTGAATTTTTTCGATCATTCGTACTCCAATCCGTGATCCATTACAAACAATAAGCTCTTAAATCAAGGATATAAACCGGCAAATTATCATAGATTGTCAAACTCATACAAAAAAGCTCATGCTTTCCTTTTGGGTCCTTTGGGCCGCTTGATACGGAATTATCCAAAATAATGAGTTAAGTGTTTCGTATGGGTCCAACATCACCATCCCCACAGTCAATCTCTCAGCCATTTAAATGGATCGACTCCATTTAGCTCGAATGGAAATGTCCAACTGCCATCTGGTCTCGGGTCACCCTCACCAAACGAATGGATCCGTATACTTTCCACACGAGGCCCAAAGTCCATCGCGAAACCAACGACGCGCACAGGCTTTCTCGTGGGCCGGGCCTAAAGGAAGAAACTAAACATTCTGGTGGCCCAATCGCAGGGCCGAGAGATTAGGAGGAACCGAATCGGTCCACACCTGACGTCGGATCGAGACTCGAAGCcccgaaccgacccgacccggtcaaAACAAGCAGGAAAAACCTCTAACACGTCAtcgtcatcctcctcctcctcctcctcctcatcttccATCGTCACCACCACCGCACCGAACCCGGGAGAGCGGAGATGATAATCCAGCTCCACCACCACCCCTCTCCCCTCCATCCAATCCTCCACCTCCCCAAGCCCCTCCGGACccaccgcctccgcctccgcctccgcctcccacccgccgccgccgccgccgccgccgccgccgccggcacCTCCACCTCGGACTCCGGCCTCCTCTTCCGCGAGAAGCTCCTCTACCTGCAGAGCCTCGACGTCGACCCCGGGAAGGCCCTCCGCCACAACCCGGACTTCCGCTGCGCCCCGCTCTCCACCCTCCGCGCCGTCGAGTCCTGCCTCGCCTCCTTCGGCATCCCCCGCCCCTCCCTCGGCCGCATCCTCGACATGTTCCCCCAGCTCCTCACCTCCGACCCGGACGCCGACCTCTACCCGGTCTTCGACTTCCTCCTCCACGAGGCCCTCATCCCCTTCCCGGACCTCCCCAAGTCCGTCCTCCGCTGCCCCCGCATCCTGGTCTGCAGCGTCGACGCCCAGCTCCGCCCCGCCCTCGCCTTCCTCCGCCGCTTCGGCTTCGTGGGCCGCCACGCCATCACCTGCCAGACCAGCCTCCTGCTCGTCTCCAGCGTCGAGCACACCCTCCTGCCCAAGATCGAGTTCTTGCAGAGCCTCGGGCTCGATCACGGGGAGGTCTCGAGGATGGCGATCAGGTCGCCGGGGCTGCTGACCATGAGCGTCGAGAACAACATGAGGCCCAAGGCCGAGTTTTTCCTGCGGGACATGAGGGGGAGCCTGGCCGAGCTGAAGCGCTTCCCGCAGTACTTCTCCTTCAGCCTGGAGCGGAAGATCCGGCCGCGGCATCGGATGCTGGAGGAGCACGGGCTGGAGATGCCCTTGCCCGAGATGCTCAAGATCAGCGACGGCGAATTCACCTCGCGGCTGATCGAGATGCGGTTGCGGAGAGTCGATGCCCGGGGTTAGTTTGTTCCTCTCCCTCCCTGTAGATGTGTACATGGCATGAGAATTTGTCGCTGGGAGTAGATAGCCCAGTTCCGCAACGTTGAAGATTTTCTGCTTATATATGGGAATTGTACAGCTGATACATAGATGATGGTGAGTTATATTCTGCGATTTCGGAAGTTTTCTGTGGCATGCTGCGGAGTACAGAGCGTGACAAAGCGTCTTTCTTGATCGATTGTTTCGAGCTGATTTACTCGTGCGAATAGCTGATGGGTTCATTCTACACATTGGTCAGCTGCTGTATAGATGCTCTATTGAGAAGAGTTTTGAATTACCGTAACCTCGCTTGCATCCTTTGGCCTTATTAAGGATATTGGTTGATTATCCGTGTGATTACTCGTTCAAGTAGCTGTGACTACATTTATAGTGTCGAACTGGTGTTGGTTGCGTATAGATCATTAGTCAAGTTGATTGCACATAGATCATCAAGTGCGCCCATGAAGTTATTTGTTAGCAGTGTATCCTTTAGTGATAGCCAGTCTGCCAGTTCTACAACTGTATAGCTTTCGCCTTGTTTGCTCATACTGGAATTGTGCAGTTGATATTAATTAAGCTCGATTTGGTGTTTTCTGAAGTTTCTTGCGGTGTGCTACAGAGCGCAAATCAGAGAGTCGAATGAGTGTCTTGCTTGATCAATCATTTAGGAGCTAATACACTTGTGCTACGAAATTGAAATCAGCCTCTTGTATAGATCCTTCTGGAGAGTAGTCTTGGAATTCATTCAAAATCCCTCACCTCATTTGGCCTTCTTAAAGGTGCCGGTTAAATTATGCATGCAATCACTTGTGCATATAGCTGCTAAGAACAATTTTAAGCGTGACATCGAAGCTGGCTGTGGGTAAGTCACTTGTCGAGGACAATGCTGGACTTGGAATTACATCAAACTCGCTGATTAGTCTCCCTTGCCTTCTTAAGCATCTGGGTTGATTCTGCATTCAGTAGCAGCATTATCTATGAAGTGATATTAATCCTGCTCCTGTGCTTTTTAGCACAAGATGTTTACTTTTCCGCCAAAACATTTGTAAGGTTAGATGTTGCTCTGgtgtcactctctctcttccatgtACTCTAGCAATCTGATGTTTTTTATGGATATAATCAATTTGTGGATTCTTCATCTACAAAGACTACTGTGGCCAAACTATTATCTGAAGATGTCGAGAGTTTTTCATCTTTACTTGATTTGTGACTTTCTTGTATAGTTCATTTAGTTACCAAGCAGTTATCCTCATCCTTGTTGCACGGGCTTTAGCCCATTTGTCGCATACTTAGCTAAAGTGTCGTTGCAGTAACTGAAGGTCTAGCTATAGATGATACATGCATGGCTTGTATAAGACTCTCTATTGTTGTTGGTAAAggatatctttttttcttcttgcaaaGTGGTTTATAGCATAACATCAAAAGATTGCTCACATTATCTACTAAGTTTATATACCTGCGAGCAACCTAACATCCACTTGCACCATACATCTCCTGCTAGGGGTCGAGCCTTGACACAATCGATTGAACTGCCTTGTGTAGAGTTTTGCTTTCGCCCTTCATTTTTTTGCATACATCTGTCGTTGTACTAACTTATGTTATTCTCTAATGTTCTGCTGGCATTTGAAGTTCTCAAACTCTAATTCCAACTTATTTAGTCTCGTAGAAGCCCCATCCTTGCAACTCAAGTCTTCTGCCAAAACTGAGGAAGTCGCCATTTTAGATCATAATGTACATATAGaccatttaattttttttttctttcaactgCTCTTTCCGATCCAGCTATGAATGGCTTCTTTGCTTTTCGATTGAAGCGGCACTTGTACTTTTGAAGTGTTGCGACTCGGGATTTTATTCAGTAGTCATAGTGCAGAGGAAGCCGTGACTCTCTTTCTATTCACAACTCTTTGCATAACAGGCATTCGAATTGCCTTCTGTGTCGCCTTctcttcccccttttctttccgCCCTTCTCTTGGGATCCAAATTCAGAATCATTTAATTGCTCCTTCACGCGCATTGCAAAAACCAACCATGGCTATGTGAATTGTAACACGAGTGAATTGCGTTACGGGCATCTGAATTGCCTTCTGTGTCGCCtttctcttccccttctttGCCGCCCTTCTCTTGGAATACAAATTCAGAATCGTTTAACTGCCCCTGCACACGCATTGCAAAAACCAACCATGGTTATATGAATTGTAACACGAGTGAATTGGATGAATTGGCTAATGGCCCTGGATCGCAAAGACCGAAATGCCAATGCAATCCttaaaaaaggaaggagaaagggTCAAGGGCAGTGCAATGCCAATTGTTCATAAGGCCCCGGGAGTGAAAATTTTGATGTCATGAATATCACATCAACCGATTGGTTTTCTTAAGAACTATTAAACAcgttaggaaaaataaaaagagaacgATTTTCTACACCATTTTCTGAATTATCGGCCTAAACAGGAGGTGACGTGTAATCCACTGTGTTCAGGATGCAATCCATGTAAAATTCCCAACCCAAATGCCAAATGAAGATAAAATTTTGGAGCGTCCTATGATCGATGGCCTTACAACTTTGAAAATACGAGCCTGCAATTTCCTCTGTCACTACACGTCAGTATTTTCTCTTTACCGGattggagaagaaaaggaggaagtgAAAACAGGGGCGGAGAGGGAAGGGATGACTTGATGGCGAGCCACGTCCCAACAGGCGCTGCATGGCAGTGCCATTCTACGATAACGCCAAAGGGGCACGTCGCATCAAAACACTCGTACAAATCCCTCTCTGACAAGACGTTGGTGACGAGGTGCATTAATGCGTCTGGCGAAAATCACCTCGCTAATCCTACTCAAGTGGACACAAAACAGAGGAACGGAGAGGAGGGGCCTGCGCCGGATTCATCTACTCTCTCTGTCCAGTGCTCCCTCCACCAGTCCACCTTCATCCGTGCCCCACCCTGTTCTTCTAGCATCGAGCGGTTAACGTCGTGCGGATCATGGGGAGGAGCGGAGGAGCGCTCGACCTTCGTATCGACCATTTAGCAGCGCTCTGTGCTGTATCTATTCCGTGACGGATCAGTAGTGATCAGGGAAGCTGTCACGGATGCAGAGCGGGGCTTATAATGATGATTACCAGATCTTTAAGTTCCCCCCGCCCTTCCCAACACGACGCGACCTCCCCTGTTCTTTCATTCTGAATTATCTCCAGATCTGTTGTGTCCATAAATGGTTATCGCGGGCCCTTTCGTATTCCCTCGCCCTCCCTCCCCTGTTTGCCCAAATGTCAGTGGCATTACCGCCCCGCTTTGTGTCTATTTTTGTGGTTTCGCTGCTGTACGATCTCTCTGCCTTCTTCTGCGCGAGGGGAGCCTAATCTGAGGTTGCTGACTTCAGACGGGTTTCCCACCACAGGTCCGTAGGCTGTTGCAGTCTGTCCAAAGCTTTTACTTCATACTTCAAAGTTCAAAACCACCATCGCCCCTTTGGCCAAccagaaaatagaaagaaagaaaaaaaaaacatttgtaacCTACAAAAAGACATCGACCGTGACGTGACTAAATCATCATAAACAAGGGTTGAGCCGTACCCTCAAatagattttctaatttttgaaattttaaggaCTTATTCGTTAATTTACTAAATAataactaattttatttttttattctcgattCTAAATTTataatagaaattcgtttgataaatttCTAATGTTCagcaataaaaatttatctatttatttttgggatTAGATTTGGAACGTaattaaaaagtagaaaaaaactacttctttattttcaaaaaaagttctaaaattaaACCAACccaatttttcctcttttctcgtcttttcttcttcttttttcttccttctcttttcttcttccactgGCGCCACTACCGTCCATCGTCGCTGGTCAGATGACTAGTTGGGCAAAATTTGACAAGCTTTGCCAAAGGCTCACTCGAGCAAGCGAGGCCTAGCCGagccttggctaggcaaggccaaaCTTGCCTAGCTGCTGACAAGGCTCAAGGCTTGACCCCATCGTGAGGCTAGCATTGCCCCTTGGTGAGATTGAGTCTCGCCAAGGGTtaggcaagctcggcctcacctagtTACCGACGAGACTTGGCCAATAAGGTGTGGCCTGACGGAGGGTCAACGAGGTTGCTGGTCATTTTGAGACCAACGATCggccaaagcttgaagaagagaaaaaataaaaatttaaaaaataaataaaaatgatttgtattataaattttgagaacagtgttaaatgcaattctatttcgggaataaaattttttagaCAGTTACCATTTTCAAATGTTCAGAAATTcatctgaaaataaaataaaataaaataatcatttttttaaaattattcccataaattaaataattaccaaataggccctaaATCTCCTTATATACCCCAAAACCTAGAATCCACCATATTACAGGTTCCAAAATTGGTTTTAGAGTCTCATAGTTCcacttgtattattaattgaatgattgtagAGTAATAGTAATAGATATCATTGGAAATTGAACTTCAGACTTGTAGTTTTAGATTATACATTTATTATCGGACATCATGAAATACTGCAAAATTACGTGAAaacagaaaattagaaaaacgcAAAGACTTGTTTTAGATTCTCAATTCTTGATTCTACAACCTACTTGTCGAAAAaatgtttctcaattttttgaactttgtatatatataagagCGGTGGGACTAGTCCAATTCTAAGTTTTCTGATTTTCATGCTCACTCTTATCTTCGACTCTTTCTTTCAATGAACACATTTGAAATACACATTTGAGTTGTATTAGAAAAATGGTCTAACTAGATAATTAACTGGTTTTGACTTAATTTTCTCCGTGGCTGAAGGTATCAACTATTGCCGTGCTACTCTGGCGAAAACTTACACCCGCCGTGCTAGCAAAAAGAATCTTATCGTGCAATTTTCATAGTCATCTGAATGGGAGGACCATGAACTCGAAGAATGGGGATCGAGACCATAAAAGTCATTCATTTGTCGGTGAAATGCTCGTTGAGCATTGTTTCattatttcatttcattttcaaaaaccaaTCTATCTCGTcctgttttaattttttactcaTCAGAATTTCTCAAGCAAAAAGTTAGAAATAGCTTCAAGCCTAGCAACACCTCATCTTAATCAACCCtccttattttttgtttcaaatacaGATGGACAATTTTCAGGCTGCAAGATTTTTGAGGAAATAGAGCCAACCAACAGACACAGGCTTCATTGATGACTACAGGGAGTTCATGAACAAGACGGTCGTTTCCAAATTTACTCGGCCAAGGACACAGTGACCACCCTGAAATGAGGAACGTACGCAGCGTTCAATAGCGCATTTATGCTTTTTTTCGAGAGAATAGTTATCTGTCTTTCAACGAGTTCGGAGGGGCTTGCGGGTCTGCGAATGGGGAGTGTTTTCCATTTACTTGCAAACCACTAAGGAACAGCGAACTATCTTAACGATGAATGGATGGTTCGTACCCGCACAAACACGCAACGCGAGTTGGAAGCAGAGAATAGTCGACTTTTTATAGCACGTGTGTTAGTGTGTCCCATCGAGGTTTAAATGCTTGTTCAACTTCCAAATTGAAAACAagtactttctctctctctcgctctctccctccctctccctctctctccccctctcctgCTCTACTCTATACATGCATGCTTGTACAGGTACAGCTTAGAGGTTCCAGAAACGGAGAGGCTGGCTTTTAGTGATGCAGAACAGTATTAGAAAACAAGAATTAAGCCACATCTAAGAAGTGTAAGAAGATGCCCGGATGACCCAcgtttttttaaagattaatccACCTGGTAAGGAGGGGAGGACAGCATCATTTCATGCTGGCTGATATCCTCCCTCAGGCTAGACTGAATGCCCTTGTACTGGCTTTCGAATTACGCTCCATGGTATCACTAGTTGCTGTCCTGTGTTTGTTGGAGGCTACAGAGGTTGTTGCCCTATAACAACAAAGGGTGTACAGTAAATCAACCAACGTACAAACTATGCTTCCTGTTGCTTGTATGTTCCAAGGGGACAACCCCAACAGAATCTTATACAGGGGGAATCCTACATTTTATTTTGAGGCCCCATGTCTCTCCCCCTATGCCCTGTGAATGCgattcttttcttcctttcatctAATCTCATTTAACCTTCATCTGTGTCTAGCCACATCCTTCCTTTCCCTGGAGAGCTTGATCCATCTGCGAATGATTTCATTTGATTCATTTTCGACAAACCACATTTATACgtttattatatattaaatatctGAATGGTTCAGGTGTGGCCTCACCAAACTCTTCCTATGCTCACATCGAGGGAAATGCTGCTGAGCCAGAAAGATTTCAGCATTTGGCCTACATTTGATACTTAATTGATCTGAGAGTCGTCAGTGAGCATCATCAAAAAGAGACACGACCAAATTTAAATCGATGCTGACTTCATAGATAATATTTTGAACCTTTGCAATTTGGCAAACAATTTATCATATAGAACAAATTTTATGGTGCTAATAACAGCACAAAATGTCTCAAATGAACAATGCTGATAATTCAACTTCTACAgtgcaagaaaataattttgtcGAGACACGAGTTGGTTGATCCGAACACTTCAAGTGGGTATGTTGGGGGTGCGCGTGCAAAGATCACAAAAGAACATGATCTCCATCGCCCCACCGGACACCAAAGGAGGGTCACTGATGCTAATCCTAGGAAACTGCTGTCAGCCTCTCGGTTTGGAGAATCAACAACATTTCCAGCTCAAGTCTCACATCATGTGACAATGAATGTATCCCCTTAACTAAATGTCCGTACGTGGTCCTCCTCTAGTCCCAGCCCCATTTGGCTGGTAATGTGGAAATGGCC
This Eucalyptus grandis isolate ANBG69807.140 chromosome 7, ASM1654582v1, whole genome shotgun sequence DNA region includes the following protein-coding sequences:
- the LOC104453940 gene encoding transcription termination factor MTEF1, chloroplastic; protein product: MIIQLHHHPSPLHPILHLPKPLRTHRLRLRLRLPPAAAAAAAAAAGTSTSDSGLLFREKLLYLQSLDVDPGKALRHNPDFRCAPLSTLRAVESCLASFGIPRPSLGRILDMFPQLLTSDPDADLYPVFDFLLHEALIPFPDLPKSVLRCPRILVCSVDAQLRPALAFLRRFGFVGRHAITCQTSLLLVSSVEHTLLPKIEFLQSLGLDHGEVSRMAIRSPGLLTMSVENNMRPKAEFFLRDMRGSLAELKRFPQYFSFSLERKIRPRHRMLEEHGLEMPLPEMLKISDGEFTSRLIEMRLRRVDARG